The Metamycoplasma phocicerebrale genome includes a region encoding these proteins:
- a CDS encoding uracil-DNA glycosylase — translation MNFNFDIFLEKQKEKNYFKNLISKLEKIGYENIFPKKEEIFFAYQNFDFNNLKIIIIGQDPYPTKGVANGLAFSTSRTNLKTPASLKNIFKEIKNSYPKSQFLTNDLSYWKNQGVLLINNILTVEESLPLAHKNMGWENFTYEFLKKITKTTKNIIFLVMGNYALNVLKKIDLNNHFVYIVSHPSPLSCNKNFLGSDVFKKINNKLRELNKKEIDWNTK, via the coding sequence ATGAATTTTAATTTTGATATTTTTTTAGAAAAACAAAAAGAAAAAAACTATTTTAAAAATTTAATAAGCAAATTAGAAAAAATAGGTTATGAAAATATTTTTCCTAAAAAAGAAGAAATATTTTTTGCTTATCAAAATTTTGATTTTAATAATTTAAAAATTATTATTATAGGTCAAGATCCTTATCCAACAAAAGGTGTTGCAAACGGTCTTGCATTTTCTACTAGTAGAACCAATTTAAAAACTCCTGCTTCATTAAAAAATATATTTAAAGAAATTAAAAACTCATATCCCAAATCTCAGTTTTTAACAAATGATTTAAGTTATTGAAAAAATCAAGGAGTACTATTAATAAATAATATTTTAACAGTTGAAGAATCTTTGCCTTTAGCACATAAAAATATGGGATGAGAAAACTTTACTTACGAATTTCTTAAAAAAATTACAAAAACAACTAAAAACATAATATTTTTAGTTATGGGAAACTATGCATTAAATGTTTTGAAAAAAATAGATTTAAATAATCATTTTGTTTATATTGTTTCTCACCCATCCCCTTTAAGTTGCAATAAAAACTTTTTAGGTTCTGATGTTTTTAAAAAAATAAACAATAAATTAAGGGAATTAAATAAAAAAGAAATAGATTGAAATACAAAATAG
- the fmt gene encoding methionyl-tRNA formyltransferase, with amino-acid sequence MSKIKLILAGTGDFSQKIFESLIKNENFEICAIISQPNRKLDRNKNIINTEVALLAKKHNIKLFQPIKIKELYNDLKQINFDFFITISFGQLIPNNILDLAKKASINVHGSLLEKYRGAAPIQHALLNNDKETGISLIYMIDKMDAGDIIFSKKILIEENDTALEIFDKLAKVSIENLANWIIKIFNNDISPIKQKEELVTFAPKIKNEDAELFLNDTKEKTLAKIRAFNDQPGAFLIYNNKRLKIFRASINKVKTPLNINFSNGKLYLIEYQYEGKKRVKHEF; translated from the coding sequence ATGTCAAAAATTAAATTAATATTAGCAGGAACCGGAGATTTTTCACAAAAAATTTTTGAGTCATTAATAAAAAACGAAAACTTTGAAATTTGTGCAATTATTAGCCAACCAAATAGAAAGTTAGATAGAAATAAAAATATAATTAATACAGAAGTAGCTTTATTAGCAAAAAAACATAATATAAAATTATTTCAACCAATAAAAATCAAAGAACTATATAATGATTTAAAACAAATAAATTTTGATTTTTTTATAACTATCAGTTTTGGGCAATTAATACCTAACAATATTTTAGATTTAGCCAAAAAAGCAAGTATTAATGTTCATGGTAGTTTATTAGAAAAATATAGAGGGGCAGCGCCTATACAACATGCATTATTAAATAATGATAAAGAAACAGGTATTTCTTTAATTTATATGATTGATAAAATGGATGCTGGAGATATAATTTTTTCAAAAAAAATTTTAATAGAAGAAAATGATACGGCATTAGAAATTTTTGATAAGTTAGCTAAAGTATCTATTGAGAATTTAGCTAACTGAATTATAAAAATTTTTAATAATGATATATCTCCTATTAAACAAAAAGAAGAGTTAGTTACTTTTGCTCCAAAAATTAAGAATGAAGATGCTGAGCTTTTTTTAAATGATACAAAAGAAAAAACTTTGGCCAAAATAAGAGCCTTTAATGACCAGCCCGGAGCTTTTTTGATTTATAACAATAAAAGATTAAAAATTTTTAGAGCTTCAATTAATAAAGTTAAAACGCCATTAAATATAAACTTTTCTAATGGAAAATTATATTTAATTGAATATCAATACGAAGGTAAAAAAAGAGTAAAACATGAATTTTAA